The sequence below is a genomic window from uncultured Stenotrophomonas sp..
AGCCCGGGAAGATCGCCACTTCCAGCGCCTCGGCCTGCTGCGCCAGCCAGCGGGTCAGTTCGCCAAGGCTGACGATGTAGTTGCCGTGGTTGTGGAAGCACTCGGGCAGCAGCCAGTGCGGGGTGGCCTTGGCACCGGTTTCGTCGAGGAACAGGAATTCGTCGCGGGTGACCGGCTGGCGCAGCGGCGCGCCCCTCTCCTGCCAATCCGGGAACAGCTCGGTGAGCGCGCGCGGGTCCATCACCGCGCCGGAGAGGATGTGCGCGCCCGGCTCGGAGCCCTTCTCGAGCACGCATACCGACAGCTCCTGCCCCTTTGCCACGGCCAGCTGGCGCAGGCGGATGGCCGTGGCCAGCCCGGCCGGGCCGGCGCCGACGATCACCACGTCGAACTCCATCGCCTCGCGCGGCGGAAGGGTGGGGGTGGTTTCTGTATTCATGCGGAGACTCTTGGCTAGGGGCCGGTGACGGCCTGGCGGCAGCTGGAAGCCGCCATTTTCACCGACCCTGCCGCGATCTTCCAATTTCAAGGCCGCTGGCGGTGTGCACGCAGGTACCGGTGTGGCCGGCTGGGAGCCAAGGGTGGCAGGCGTGGCGAGCCGCCAATCCACCGAAGGAAGCAATTGCCGGTGTGGTCCAGTGATGCCCCGGGCATGGACCAGGCCGCGCCGATACTGGCCTGAATGGATTGTCGGGCCTGTATCTAGCCCGCCGAGTCGTAAGCGGATTTCGCCCAGGCAACCAGCTCTGCATCCACTTGTGCCACATCGGTCAGCTTCACGCGGTAGTTGCACATCTGGCCAGCGGGCAGTTTCTCGAGACGTTGGGAAGCTGGAAGCTCCTTGATGTTCAATCCAAGCTCCACCCGCATGTTGGTAGCGGGGCCAATCATCGCGAACTGCTTTTTCCTGCGGTAGCTGACGTACTTCTGTTTTGGCGCGGATTCGAATGCGCCAAATTCGCCTAGGTGTCCCAGCAAGGCGTCATGGATCGGGCGCAGAGCGGCTTTGGGGCCAACATAAAGCAGGTCAAGTGGATCGGCCGCTGCGCCGGATGGTTCCTTTGCAGCGTCTCTGGCCATGTGTGCAACCGTATTCGCGTCACCGTGGCCAAGGCCGAGGTCACGCTTCAGCATGCTCACGATCTCGCCATGCTTGCTGATGCCGCTGCTTTGAACGAGCAGCTTGAGTTGATCCAGGGTCTTGCCAGTACGCCCTTCGATGTTCTTGACCTGCGTTGCCAGGGCTTTCTTGACGTCTGCCATATCTCCTCCGACGTGACGAACTTGTCCGGGCAGGCTTGATGTTGGATCAAGCTGCGTAATTAAGCCGCGTAGTTTGAATTAATTCCTGGGCGGTGCCGCCCGGAGAATATTCAATCGAGGAATGTCCATGTATCTGCGCCATCGAAACGCCTGACGAGTACTGACTCGATAATATCTGGCTCGAAGTTGCGCAGGTTTACCCCATGCCGAACACCGGGTTGAGAATCCAGTGGCTCCCAGTGAGTGAAGATGCCGCATGTTTTACAGCGCACGTTTCTCAGCATCCGGTCACCCCAGATATAGCACTCCGTGTTTTCGGGATGCCCTTGAACATGCACTGTACCCAACTCGTAGTAGGCGCAAATGACTCCGGATCGGCGACAGAGCGAGCAATTGCAACTCGTGGCCTCGCCTGGCGGGAATGGAAGGGTGAGACGGACTGCTCAGCAGTGGCAGGAGCCGTGCAGCGATATTGACTGTTCATGAACCATGGGTTGTCATCTGCTCATTATGCTGCCCAACACCAGAGCCAAGTCGCGCCGCGAAGCTGCACTTGAACGAATTGTTAGGTATTGTTGCCCAAGACGCCAACTCGATTACATAGCCAGCCACCTGGCGCTTCCTCCCGGCGAATGAAGCCAATTATGCCTTGCTTGGTGGTGGGGTCTAGTTCAAACAGAAGATCGTTGAAAACGCGAATGGTCGGTTCGTCTTTTGTGCCCTGTGCATTCGCGATTGAAACAAGGAAGTCTCCAGCCCAATAGGGCAATGCCACGATCAGGCGCGGGAGCTCATGGATCAGGGCCTTGCAGTACGGTATTTCACCGAAGCGCCACGCGGCATGCCCGGCTGTCTGATAGGCGCCATAGTCGTCTTCGGCTTGCAAGGACTCGAACACGGCGAGGACATGCTCAAACCCCTCTTCTCCCGTGAGTGCGTCAAGCATCTCTATGTAACGATTAAAACGATCCTCTCTCTCGTCCCAGCCAATGGAATGGTCTGCATCCTGCACGATGTTGCCTACATGCAGAAGTTCTGATCTCCATTCTTCGAATTGTGTGGCCATAATTCAATATGATATCTAACGCCTTGAGTTAAGCCGCGCCGCGAAGTGGCGTCTGCTTGAATGAAATGTTAGCCATTAACTCGCCTCCACCTAGCATCTATCTCTTCGCACGCTGCTTCGATGTCGTTCATTTTACGCACGTGGGACTTCGGTGCCGTGGTGACTGTCTGCGTAGAGACGTCGACCACGTAACACTTCTTATGGTCGACGACTGGGGATTTCTTTTCTTGCTGCAAGAACACCTTAGTCGCCGCTCCAACATAGCTGGCAGCCGCCTCAGTCAAAGGCGTCGTCTTAGGGAAATGAAGCTTGATAGCGCCCTTGATATCACCAGTTACTGGGTCTTTGAGATAAGCATCTGGCCGCATAGACACAGAGACTCCGCCAATCTGCATTGAATCTGACGCAGAATTTTCCACCGGCACCACTGTTAGATCGCCAAGCTCGATCTGTTCACTAGCCTCAAGAAAGTTCTCAATCGCTTCGGCCGAAGCTAGTCGATCTTGGCAAGCGAACTCAGTACCACTGTCATCGAGACGTAGTCGTTTAGCGGCAGCGGCTAGAGACGCTTCATCCACCATCCCGCCGGCAAGGTACTGCAAGATTTCTGCGCGTGCATCCGAGTACCGAGCCGCGATAAAGGGCTTGGGATCCTGCTGGTCTTGAATGATGCGCTTCCGTCGCGATGGAGTAGCAGTTAGGTACTCCCCGAGCTTGTTCAGGCTTATTCTTAGTCGGGACATGGCTGATCCTTCAGTAATGGCTAACACCTAAGTTAAGCCGAACTGCGTAGTGGAGCGAACCACATGGCAAGCTGTATCTGCCATGTGGTTTGCGGAACGAAGCGGTTTCGGCTTGAACGCATTGTTAGGCGCCGTCTAGTGGAGGGTGATGTCTGTTATTGTTGAAAAGCACATGAAGGCTAAACGGTGGGAGCTGCTTGACAGATGAGAAGTAGAACTGCTGCATCCGGCTCTTGGAAATCGTGAATGCAATAAGTTCATCGATACTCTCAAGCACTAAGGAATAAGTGCTCTGGGGCATTAAATGAAGCGCAGCGAGCTCTTTAAATAGCGCGTAGCGGTGCCCTATTGATTCCTTCTCAGCGCTGGGATATCTAATTTCCTCAAACGCGTCGAGGTCGGCAATCGTAGAAGCGAAGTCGTCGGGAACATCACTATGCAATGCCTTATACGCGACCCAGATCTTCTTCAGATTGTGCCGGTACTTGTTCTTTAGCTCGTCGATCGTCGCTGTCGGGGAAAGCTCTGCCTTTAAAAAAAGCTCCACGGCATGATGAAGTATGTTTCCCGCGACGTGCGTCTGGAGCTGCAATGCCAGCATGCGCCCAGCAACATAGTGCTGCAAAGCCAGGGGATAGAGCTCGAAGTGGGATGTGTGAGTTCGCATCAGTGCTTCGTATGGCGCCTAACGCCTGAATTAAGCCGTGCCGCGAAGCGGCATCGGCTTGAATGAATTGTTAGGCATTGGCTGCGTTGCCTACGATAATTAGCAGTAAGAAGCCCGTAAAGAACACAATGGCGACAAGTACTCGTAGAACTCCGATGCGTTCGTGAGTGATGGTAAATCCGTCATCGCGATCCCAGGTTGTTATGCCGTTCTTAGTAAGCTTGCCGTGAGCCACGATAAGCGTAATAAGGCTGGCTAGCGGGAATCCGATGCCTAGCCCGCGCCACCAGACCTTGAAGCTCCTTGAAAGTGCCGTGGAGTAGTCTAGTGTGCCGCCATGCGGCGGGACGATACGGGTCTTGAAGAGCCATTTTCCAGGCGTAGTTCCTACTGTCGAAAGAAAGATCGCCTCTATAAATACCCAAGCAAAGATGACGACAAGCGCGAACAATTGGTCGCTTCCTTTCTCATTGAATGCATTGGGGTTGAGGATGCCGATCGCAAACCCAGCGACAATGCTAGCCAAGTAAATGTCAAACATGCGCGCCCAGTAACGAACCCATGGACGAACCTGCGGCACGCTAGCTTCCACCCTTGGAATTGGCGGAGGTGGCAAAGTCGGCTTTGATGTCGACATGCCGGGCTTAGCGGAGCCCTGAGCTGGCGCGCCGCAGTTGCCGCAGAATTTGGCATCCCCGGCTATTGCTGTACCGCATTGAGTGCAAAACATAGACTCCCCCTGTTCCAATGCCTAACACCTGAATTAAGCCGAGCCGCGAAGCGGCTTCGGCTTGAATGAATTGTTAGCCCCCCAGCCCGCGGAGCCTGATCTCGGATGCCAAAGCAGTTGCAAGAGAGATGTACTCCGCTACCTCCTCCGACTGGAAGGAGCGCTCTCGGATATGTACGGCAGCATTGCGCAGCTCTCTGAGCCTGTGAAAGATTGCCACTTGATCTTCGCCAAGGATCTGACGCTTAACCAACAGCTCTCCAAGTCGAAGCGGGGCCATGCCTTGCGCTTTGAGGGAGATGTTTGGGTCTTGGCGCTGCAGGGCGTCAATGGCCGCGGACTCCACCTCAAGCCACGCCTCAAGGATGGCGGAGCGTGCCGATACTTCCGCTAGGGCGTAGAGGCGATCAGTCGACGGCGGTTGGATGTGGCCAGGGCGCTCTGGCAAAGCGGCACGTGAGCGCATAGCTAGCTCATGGACGGCTTGGCGGAAATGAAGCTCAAAGTCTTTGTACTTGAGCTTCTCCACGAAAGGAAAGATATCGCCAAGATGGCGCTTTACCAGGAAGAACGCAGCGATTAGTGCGGTAGGCCAAGCTAGGCTTTCAATTACCGATGCGAAGAATTCAAGCCAGTTCATGTGATCTTCCATGGGGGGCTAACGCCTGAATTAAGCCGCGCCGCGAAGCGGCGTCGGCTTGAATGAATTGTTAGAGCCCGCCCCGGAAAGCATTACTAGCTACGCTTTCCGAGGCCCGGCGCTCCGCCTTGGACACATGGATTTCCGCCGCGCCGTCCCTCTGGATTGAACAGTTTGGCAAGCACTTGTTGCCGCGTTGGTTTGGTTGGAATAATCCCGCCGACATCCTTGGCTGTGCCCGTGTATGTGGCCATGTAGGCTTTGAGGTCTCCCTCCAAGGTGTGAGCGCTAGACGCACGCTTAAGCACCAGCTCTGTGCCAGAAAAGGAGTAATCCAGGCCCGCAGAATCGCAGAACCAAAGCAGCATTGGCTTGAACGACTTGTGGCCCATGAACTGATCCAGAATGAGCTTGATGTAGCGGAAGTCTCCGTGCTTTACGAAGTGATCAATCTGATCCTGTCCAATTGCCAAGAACTTTGGAGAAGACAGGAATTTGCGCCAGTCAACGAACTCCGCAATGCGCGGATCTAGAAGTGAACGAAGTAGTCTGCTTGCTTCCTTGTCCATGATCTCAAGTGCGGGCTCTAACACCTGAATTAAGCCGCGCCGCGAAGCGGCGTCGGCTTGAATGAATTGTTAGGCAGCACTTACCGGCAAGTCGTGGTTCCAAGGCTATCGGTACGGCATCTTACTGTGTTGCCATTGCTATCGCGGAAAGTAGTATTGCCCAAAGAATCAGTGCGGCTACGGATAGTGTTGCCATTGTTGTCGCGATAGGTGGTATTGCCGAGTGAATCAGTGCGGCTGCGCATTGTGTTGCCGTTATTGTCGCGATACGTCGTGTTCCCGAGCGAATCAGTGCGACTGCGCACCGTATTTCCCGAATCATCTCGCCAAGTCGTATTACCGAGGGAGTCAGTCCGGCCACGCATCGTGTTGCCGTCACTGTCGCGACAGGTGGTGTTACCAAGCGAATCGGTGCGGCAACGGGTCTGAGCTTCCACGCTGAAGGATACGATGGCAAGAACTGTAACTAGGAAAAGTGCTTTAAACATAAAACCCCCTTGTTGTGTGTGTGCTGCCTAACGCCTGAATTAAGCCGACCCGCGAAGCGGGTTCGGCTTGAATGAATTGTTAGGCCCCACCTGCTGAAAATCCGTGAGGCCACATGGCTTGAATACCCAAGAGGCGCAGGATCACCATGCCTCATTGCTGGGCTATTTTAATCCTCGCTCCGTCCAAGCATTCCTCATCGATCTTGGCGCGCTCATCCAGCAAGGTGTACATCGCTGATTGTGTGCTCTTGCCCTGTACGGCTACCAAAGCGGCGGACATGTATTGCATCAATGTTCCACGCTCAATGGACGACAGAACCTTTCCTTGCAGATGGTTGCCGATGGCGCTACTCAATACGGTGGAAGTTTGCATGCACTGGTTAATTTTCTGCCGATCATAAGTGCTGTTTTCCAGCGTCTTGGCCCGCCGCTGCAATGACATGTTCTCCATGGCGAGCGCGGTGTTCTTCTCCGCAAAATCAACTTGATAGCCTCGCGCTTCCTCTACCTCGGCCTTGGCTTGTGACTGGGCGGTGAGATAGCCACCAGCCGCTCCTACGAGAAGTCCTATCACAGCTCCCAAAGCAATCTTTCCGCTCACTGTCCCTAGTCTCCCCTGTGAATGTGAGGAGTAGATAATGGGATCAGATGGACTTATCTGCAAGAAGTGACCCGACTCTGAAGTGATGAGGACGGCGACAATCTTCAGTGGGGCCTAACGCCTGAATTAAGCCGCGCCGCGAAGCGGCGTCGGCTTGAATGAATTGTTAGGGCTCAAGAAGCCTGCCGCTAATAATGTCATTTGCCAAATCTGCCGAAACTCTGCATAAGGCATTCTTCTTTTCTGCGGGCATAACTGCCATCTGCAGGCCCGTCACAACACCTTGCACTTGAATGGGGATAACTTCACTTGCCTGCTCAAGCATGGCGAACTGGAGATGTGCCTTACCCCCACTGCTGTAGGAGTTTGATATATCAAGAACTACTTTCGTGAGCGCCCTCTGGTACAAGTCCGTGTTCGAGCAGAGCGCATTGGCACCGAGAATGGAAATTCTTCTGTTATTTTCCTTTAGCTTTCTGTCAATTTCATCCTTGATCTCTCGTTCTGCCTGAAGTCTGAACTCGCGATCTTCCAAAGCGGCCTTCACTAGCTCGTCCTTGGTACAGGTGGATTCGGTGGCCGTTTGCGCATAAGCACATCCTGCGGACAAGAAGAGAACCGTCAATATTGTTGCTTTGCACAAGGTCACGCCAATCTCCGATGTTGAGCCCTAACGCCTGAATTAAGCCGAGCCGCGAAGCGGCTTCGGCTTGAATGAATTGTTAGCGCCCAGCTCCGTACCTGGCAAGGCGCTGCTCCAATGTGCCGGTGTGCAGCTCAAACAGATGGTTGTCAAAATCATAAAAGTACAGGGACAGCCCCTCTCCATCCACGCGTGGCCTGGTTGGGCGAATCTCCACGCCCAGCGACTCAAGTCTTGCCTGATATCCGGCAAGATCTGACTCACTAACCCGAAAGGCGACATGCTGATAGGAGCGCTCAGGTGGCGGCACTCCCTCCATAGCGGCCAACCAAACGCCCCCAAGGACAAAGAATTTCTCGCGGGAAAGCGAGTAATTGTGGCCAGCACTGTCATAAACCTCTAGCGCACCGAGACCATCGCAAAGGAAGGTGGTCATGCGCGAGAGGTCGCGAACAATAAGCGTGATGTGGCTGATACCTTCCATGGGCGCTAACGCCTGAATTAAGCTGCGCCGCGAAGCGGCGTCGGCTTGAATGAATTGTTAGGCGCGTGCTTCATGGCTTGCTACTCCCGCTGATCTTGGCGACTTGCGCACAAGAAGCGGCTACATATGCCTTGTATAGTGACTCAAGAGCACCTTGATAAGGCTGCTTTTGCTCTAGCCAATTGATGTTTAGCTGAGAGAAGAAAAGAGCCGAGAAAAGAAAATCATCTTTTGGATCGAAGCTATAGCTGCGAACAAGACTGTTGAAGTAAGGGTCGTCGCTGGACCCCGTTTGCTTCGCCTTTGCGGCTTGATTGATAACGTCTGACAGCTTCCCGGCTGCATGTGCACTCACTGCGGCGTCTGCAACTTTGGCGCAAGAGGCAGCAATGATGCTCCTGTTCTGAACCCCAGACATTGTATCGGTGAGTTCAAGTTGAACGTGCCCTTGGGCTGGATCTTGCGCAAATGCGCTAGTACAAAAGAACGCAGCAAGGAGTGAAAGGATGCTCTTCATGCGGATTGGTTCCATTTTTTTGGATAGCGCCTAACGCCTGAGTTAAGCCGCTGCGCTGCGGCAGACACAAACCCCGGTCAAGCCACGAAGCGCAGTCGGCTGGAATGAATTGTTAGCTGGCACCTACGCGGAGGAATCATGCAACGCAACGAATACATGGAAGAAATCAGCAACAAGATTCGATACGGCGAGCCGGTTGGATTCTTGGAAGCGATTGCGGCGATCAATTATCAAGCCACGCTAAAAGCAAAGAGGGAGGCTGCGGAGGCTGCGACGCTGCGTGGTCGAATCAAGAGATGGCTGAAACGCAAAACCGACTGGCTGCGTGCCAGCTAACGCCTGAGTTAAGCCGCGCCGCGAAGCGGCGTCGGCTTGAATGAATTGTTAGGCTTGCGTACGCGAATCACTTGAATATGGTAATTGCGGAACAGGCAGCAATCGCCGTTGTCCAAAGCCATTGCCAGTGCGCACGATAAAAGCCAGCTATAGCGCGAGCGATACGCGCACTCCAGTGGTACTCGATGTGCGAGGTGGTAAACGCCATGAGCATACTATCTGGACTTGTCTCGTGAGTTGTAACCTTCCGCTCGCCGTTGTACCAGTGCTTGACTCTGCTAAAGATAGTCATCACGTATCTCTCTGGAAAGCTTTGCTGCCCTTAAAGCCCCAAGAGTTGTTTCTTTTTCTCTTCAAACTCCTCCCGAGTAAGGAGACCCTTTTCCAGAAGGGTGCCGTACTTTAGAAGTTCATCGGCGACACTGGAAGAGTCGCTTTTTGCTTCGCCCGGCGGAGCCCAAGACTCAACGTAGCTTTTGATCTCTAATGCTTGGTTGTAGCACTCCTCGCTGAGAAATGTGGCGGCATTCTCGTCTGCTACAGCGTCGAAGGCTCCACCACTAAGAGTGAACCCGCTATTGAATTGCTTGCCGCCAGCGATAGAGAACTGGATGAACCCAACGACCCGGCTTGGCTTTTTGACTTCAACAGAAGTGATCTGTCGGATCGGAATCGTCTTGTCCCGCTTAACAGCGAAGAATCCGCCTTCCTTCTCGATTCTTATCGAATCGCTCGTGACAGTCACGGTCTTGCCTTGCAGGGCCTTCAGAACGAACATGTTTTCGGTGGTCATAGAACTCTCTCTAGCAAGCCTAACGCCTGAATTAAGCCGCGCCGCGAAGCGGCGTCGGCTTGAATGAATTGTTAGGCCGCAACCCGTGCAAGAGAACGGACTACGCTCTCGCAGGCTGCAGCCAGCTCTATGAAGTCTCGCTGCTCCGGGTCTGTGGCAAGAGCATCTTGGATGGCAGAAAAATCTGCCTCACCGAATTGCGGGACTGTGAAGCTAGACCCAGCCAAAGCACTGTCTCCGGTAGCAATTACCGCAGTTGCTTTGGCAATGATTTCACGCTTGAACTGAGCATTTGGGTCAGATGCCTCCGGCTCCCAGATTGCGGTGCCATGTGGAGCGGTGTTCCAAGGCTCGAAGAGCAAGCGCAATGTGACCATTTTATACTCTAGCTGAGACATGCGAGATTCTCCATTTGCGGCCTAACGCCTGAATTAAGCCGAGCCGCGAAGCGGCTTCGGCTTGAATGAATTGTTAGCCCCCGTTGCCGGGGGCCCATGAGACCTTGTCGATGAGGAACGCGCGATACACCGCTGGAGCCATGTAACTGTAAAAGTCCTCAGCCCGCCGTTTGAACACGGCGGAAGCCGCTACACCGAACAGAAGCGCCAGAATGCCGCCGCACCATGTGGAAGCAAGAAAAAGCGCGGCAATACCGGACGCGACCGAGATGAACGCGCAATTGCGATAGAAGCCGTACCTGGACAAGTACACCATGAACGTGGTGCTTAGCTGCTTGGTCTCCACGTATTCCTTGCAGATGGCATACGGGTTATCGATCTTGCCGTTGAGGGAGCCCATGTACTTGGATCGGATTTCCTCTTTAAGGAGAGTCTCCTCGTGGCTGTGTTTTTCTTTTGGTTTTGATACCCAACCGAGGATGTACTTCAAGGCGTACCGATCAAAGTAGTTTGCAAAAGGCTCTATGACCATGCCGAAAAGCGTGAAGGCGAGCGGCGCAGCAACAAGGGTGATTGCTGCTGGGAAAGTGGAGAGCGCGTCAAATAGCTCTTTGAGCGTAAGGCCGCCGTAGGCCACAAAGAACGCGACCAAAACAAGCATGGCCAGGAGGCCGGTGAGGAAGAACGAGAAGATGTCCCACAGAGAGACTCTAATTTTCTCAACCATCTTGGATCTCTCTCTAGGGGGCTAACGCCTGAGTTAAGCCGCGCCGCGCAGCGGCGTCGGCTTGGACGAAATGTTAGGCGGCAGGCCGGGAGACGAAGGCATAGATTGCTTCCTCTAGGCTGACGTTGCCGCCGTTTATGCGCTCAAGATAGAACGGCGAAAACTCATCTTGGCCCATGATTTCCTGAATCTTGCTGCTGGACAGGGTATAGAAGAAGTCGCTGGCCGCTGTGGTGGACGCTGGCTCATTGTTAGCCTGGTGCTGTTTAGCTCGCGCCAGACAATGTTGGGCGAGGCGTACCGCGTCACGCGCGGCGACAGGACGCACCAAGTCTTTTGGGTTTTGGATCGAGCCATCCGCGAGAACACCCGTATACATCGACGGCTCTCGACCGCGGCGCAGGCTGCCCATAAGTTCAAGGGACGTATCAAGCGCCCCCTCCATATTCTCTCGCTGCGTCAGGCTCAGCGATGGCCCAAAGGCGGCAATGATCTTTGACTTGTGATCTAGAAGGTTGTTCCAAGTCTTCTTGAGAACTTGCCGATCCGCCAGGTTTCGACCTGAGGCGCCGAATGCTAAGGCGGATTTGCCTACTTCCTCGATGGCCGCAACAGCAAGGAAGTAGGCGCGTGCGAAATGCTCGGCACTTAGCAACGTTTCCGCCTCTTCAACTAGCGCAGTGGCGTTATCAAGCGACGCGACCGAAAGCTTCAAAAGTGTTTGCTTGCTGAGTTCTCTCATATGCTGCCTAACACCTAGTCGGCCGCTCAACTGCGGCGTAGCTCCGAGTATGGAGGCTTCTTCCCGGCGTGGGAATCAGGGGAATCCTACCTGACATCAATGGGTTGGAGGATGGTTGTGCTCTGGTCCAGGTAACAGGCTGCCTGTGTTATGCCGCAGGAGTGCTGTTCTATGGATTACACGCCCCAACCATCCGGTGTAGCGGAAGCGCAGCCACCACGTCTGCTCGACCAAGTCAGGGAGCAGATCAGGCTGCGGCATTACAGTGTCCGTACCGAGCAGGCTTATGTCGGGTGGATTCGGCGCTTCATTCTTGCCAATGGCAAACGCCATCCGAAGGGGTTGGGGGCAGAGGAGGTCGAGGGTTTCCTCACCCGCTTGGCGACACGGGGCAATGTGGCCGCTTCCACCCAGAATCAGGCGCTGTCGGCCTTGCTGTTCCTCTACCGGGTGGTATTGGGCGTCGAGTTGCCGTGGATGGAGGAGGTGGTGCGAGCGAAGCGGCCGCGACGTTTGCCGGTGGTGTTGGCGCAGGAGGAGGTTGCGCGGCTGTTGTCGGCGATGCCGGAAGGGTGGCAGGAGTTGATGGCGCGTTTGCTGTACGGCACCGGCATGCGCTTGATGGAATGCCTGCGGTTACGGGTCAAGGACGTGGATTTTGCACGCCGGGAAATCTGCGTGCGCAGTGGCAAGGGCAACAAGGACAGGAGGGTGCCGCTGCCCGAAAGCCTGCGCGAGCGTTTGCTGCGGCAGCGTGAGCGCGCGTTGCTGGTGCATCAGGCCGACCTTGAGAAGGGGCAGGGCCGTGCGTATCTGCCGCATGCGTTGGCGCGCAAATATCCCAATGCGGATGCAGAGCCGGGTTGGCAGTACCTGTTCCCGTCCGAACGGGTTTCCGTTGATCCGCGCAGTGGCCGGGCCGGCCGCCACCATGCGGGCGAGGAAACAGTGCAGCGCGCGATCAAGCAGGCCCGCACGCGTGCCGGTATTGCCAAGCCGGCCACCTGTCATTCGCTGCGGCATTCCTTTGCCACGCATTTGCTCGAGGCCGGCCACGATATCCGCACCGTGCAAGAGCTGCTGGGCCACAAGGATGTGGCGACCACGCAGATCTATACGCATGTGCTGGGCCGCGGTGCCGGTGGGTTGTTGAGTCCGCTGGACCGGTTGCCGGGTGTGGGGCTCGATTCGGATTGACGGTGTGCCGGGCAAGCCCGGCACCTGTGGGCTTTCAGCCCTCCAGCAGCGCCTTGTCGCGCACCGCACCCTTGTCGGCGCTGGTGGCCAGCAGGGCGTAGGCCTTCAATGCGGTGCTGACCTTGCGCGGGCGCGGCAATGCGGGCTTCCAGCCGCGTGCGGCCTGCGCGTCGCGGCGGCGGGCGAGTTCGGCTTCATCCACCAGCAGATCGATGCCGCGTTGCGGGATGTCGATGCGGATGCGGTCGCCGTCGCGCACCAGTGCAATGCTGCCGCCGGCGGCGGCTTCCGGCGAGCAGTGGCCGATGCTCAGGCCGGAAGTGCCGCCGGAAAAGCGGCCGTCGGTGAGCAGGGCGCAGGCTTTGCCCAGCCCTTTCGATTTCAGGTAGGAGGTCGGGTACAGCATTTCCTGCATGCCGGGGCCGCCCTTCGGGCCTTCGTAGCGGATGACGACCACTTCGCCGGCCTGCACTTCATCGCCGAGGATGCCCTTCACTGCCGCGTCCTGGCTTTCGTAGACGCGGGCGCGGCCTTCGAACACGAGGATGGATTCGTCAACGCCCGCCGTCTTGACCACGCAGCCGTCGGCGGCCAGGTTGCCGTACAGCACCGCCAGTCCGCCCTCGCTGGAGTAGGCGTGGGCCACGTCACGGATGCAGCCTTCGTCGCGGTCCACGTCCAGCGACGGCCAGCGCG
It includes:
- a CDS encoding conserved hypothetical protein (Evidence 4 : Homologs of previously reported genes of unknown function), whose product is MADVKKALATQVKNIEGRTGKTLDQLKLLVQSSGISKHGEIVSMLKRDLGLGHGDANTVAHMARDAAKEPSGAAADPLDLLYVGPKAALRPIHDALLGHLGEFGAFESAPKQKYVSYRRKKQFAMIGPATNMRVELGLNIKELPASQRLEKLPAGQMCNYRVKLTDVAQVDAELVAWAKSAYDSAG
- a CDS encoding conserved hypothetical protein (Evidence 4 : Homologs of previously reported genes of unknown function), which encodes MATQFEEWRSELLHVGNIVQDADHSIGWDEREDRFNRYIEMLDALTGEEGFEHVLAVFESLQAEDDYGAYQTAGHAAWRFGEIPYCKALIHELPRLIVALPYWAGDFLVSIANAQGTKDEPTIRVFNDLLFELDPTTKQGIIGFIRREEAPGGWLCNRVGVLGNNT
- a CDS encoding hypothetical protein (Evidence 5 : No homology to any previously reported sequences); its protein translation is MRTHTSHFELYPLALQHYVAGRMLALQLQTHVAGNILHHAVELFLKAELSPTATIDELKNKYRHNLKKIWVAYKALHSDVPDDFASTIADLDAFEEIRYPSAEKESIGHRYALFKELAALHLMPQSTYSLVLESIDELIAFTISKSRMQQFYFSSVKQLPPFSLHVLFNNNRHHPPLDGA
- a CDS encoding hypothetical protein (Evidence 5 : No homology to any previously reported sequences) → MPRSGIGLNELLGIGCVAYDN
- a CDS encoding Putative membrane protein/domain protein (modular protein) (Evidence 3 : Function proposed based on presence of conserved amino acid motif, structural feature or limited homology), yielding MFCTQCGTAIAGDAKFCGNCGAPAQGSAKPGMSTSKPTLPPPPIPRVEASVPQVRPWVRYWARMFDIYLASIVAGFAIGILNPNAFNEKGSDQLFALVVIFAWVFIEAIFLSTVGTTPGKWLFKTRIVPPHGGTLDYSTALSRSFKVWWRGLGIGFPLASLITLIVAHGKLTKNGITTWDRDDGFTITHERIGVLRVLVAIVFFTGFLLLIIVGNAANA
- a CDS encoding conserved hypothetical protein (Evidence 4 : Homologs of previously reported genes of unknown function); translation: MEDHMNWLEFFASVIESLAWPTALIAAFFLVKRHLGDIFPFVEKLKYKDFELHFRQAVHELAMRSRAALPERPGHIQPPSTDRLYALAEVSARSAILEAWLEVESAAIDALQRQDPNISLKAQGMAPLRLGELLVKRQILGEDQVAIFHRLRELRNAAVHIRERSFQSEEVAEYISLATALASEIRLRGLGG
- a CDS encoding hypothetical protein (Evidence 5 : No homology to any previously reported sequences) codes for the protein MLEPALEIMDKEASRLLRSLLDPRIAEFVDWRKFLSSPKFLAIGQDQIDHFVKHGDFRYIKLILDQFMGHKSFKPMLLWFCDSAGLDYSFSGTELVLKRASSAHTLEGDLKAYMATYTGTAKDVGGIIPTKPTRQQVLAKLFNPEGRRGGNPCVQGGAPGLGKRS
- a CDS encoding conserved exported hypothetical protein (Evidence 4 : Homologs of previously reported genes of unknown function) produces the protein MFKALFLVTVLAIVSFSVEAQTRCRTDSLGNTTCRDSDGNTMRGRTDSLGNTTWRDDSGNTVRSRTDSLGNTTYRDNNGNTMRSRTDSLGNTTYRDNNGNTIRSRTDSLGNTTFRDSNGNTVRCRTDSLGTTTCR
- a CDS encoding conserved hypothetical protein (Evidence 4 : Homologs of previously reported genes of unknown function), which produces MENMSLQRRAKTLENSTYDRQKINQCMQTSTVLSSAIGNHLQGKVLSSIERGTLMQYMSAALVAVQGKSTQSAMYTLLDERAKIDEECLDGARIKIAQQ